From Erigeron canadensis isolate Cc75 chromosome 8, C_canadensis_v1, whole genome shotgun sequence, one genomic window encodes:
- the LOC122610354 gene encoding putative clathrin assembly protein At1g25240, which produces MQLWKRASGALKDHGSLLRASLTRRSSLSNPNIEIAVIKATTHDESHVDYRSAQRVFAWVRISDEFLYRVLWVLFNRMNRNRNWVVALKGLMLLHGVFCCKVPGIQEIGQLPYNLLNLKDKYVKHEKMSCLTTFIRAYFVFLGEKSGFIFFHSQEQRKREVLSPDKTHEEQNENMIKQDFIWLQNLQYLLDKSLEIQPKSTTVNVLVLEAMDCIVVEIYDIYSRISNGIGTILMKTYSAGKQEAKMALSILQKAKVQHEQLSNFFEYCKDIGVCNASECPKMEQIPDEVILELEHIISGDLSQSENKHYTKEEVKSIKVVEDSHTSIIGDKIHSSKTLNTEGWTVFEERKILDLIDLSSSAEANTRFGPLPDLISF; this is translated from the coding sequence ATGCAATTGTGGAAGAGGGCTTCGGGAGCCTTGAAAGATCATGGAAGTCTTCTCAGAGCCAGTTTAACTCGTCGATCATCACTTAGCAACCCAAATATAGAAATAGCTGTCATCAAGGCCACCACCCATGACGAGTCTCATGTTGATTACAGGAGTGCTCAGCGAGTTTTTGCATGGGTCAGGATTTCTGATGAATTCCTATACCGTGTGTTGTGGGTACTCTTCAATAGGATGAACAGGAATCGCAACTGGGTGGTGGCCTTGAAGGGACTCATGCTTTTACATGGAGTTTTTTGCTGTAAAGTACCTGGGATTCAAGAGATTGGACAGTTACCATACAATTTGTTGAATCTTAAAGACAAGTATGTTAAGCACGAAAAAATGTCGTGTTTGACCACATTTATTCGTGCTTACTTTGTTTTTCTAGGTGAGAAATCAGGATTCATATTCTTCCATTCACAAGAACAGAGAAAAAGGGAGGTTTTGTCACCTGACAAAACGCATGAAGAACAAAATGAAAACATGATAAAACAAGATTTTATTTGGTTACAAAATCTCCAGTACTTGCTCGATAAGTCACTCGAAATCCAACCAAAGTCGACAACAGTAAATGTGCTTGTTCTTGAAGCCATGGACTGCATCGTGGTCGAGATTTACGATATTTACAGCCGAATTAGCAACGGAATAGGAACTATTCTCATGAAAACTTACTCTGCAGGAAAACAGGAGGCTAAAATGGCCTTGTCAATTCTGCAGAAGGCaaaagttcaacatgaacaactcTCAAATTTTTTCGAGTATTGCAAAGATATTGGGGTTTGCAACGCCTCCGAATGCCCTAAAATGGAACAAATTCCTGATGAAGTTATTCTAGAACTCGAGCACATTATTAGTGGAGATTTAAGTCAATCAGAAAACAAACATTATACAAAAGAAGAGGTGAAATCAATCAAAGTTGTGGAGGACAGCCACACATCAATCATAGGTGACAAAATTCATAGTTCAAAGACTCTAAATACAGAGGGTTGGACGGTTTTCGAAGAAAGGAAGATATTAGATCTTATAGATCTCTCTTCTAGTGCAGAAGCAAACACTAGATTTGGCCCTTTGCCAGATCTGATTAGTTTCTGA
- the LOC122579515 gene encoding uncharacterized protein LOC122579515 yields MATQQNAKHIEDCSVSNALGTWVFSVAGALIAIPVGIKRKSLAPLVFFGTTGTMVDIILGISACEREHAERQMKIVQEQNSAAAISDDVI; encoded by the exons ATGGCGACTCAACAGAATGCAAAGCATATTGAGGACTGCTCTGTTTCCAA TGCATTGGGCACGTGGGTCTTCTCTGTAGCAGGTGCTTTAATTGCTATACCTGTAGGAATAAAGAGGAAATCACTTGCACCACTTGTATTTTTCGGGACTACTGGTACAATGGTTGATATAATATTGGGAATAAGTGCTTGCGAGAGAGAACATGCTGAACGCCAAATGAAGATTGTTCAAGAACAAAATTCTGCTGCTGCAATTTCTGATGATGTCATTTGA